From the genome of Lysinibacter sp. HNR:
CCTCAATTCGTGAAGGTGTCCGCTCTCTTGTTCAGCTAGGTCTTCTTGAGACACGGCAAGGCGACGGTACTTATGTCATTGCTGATGATGCAACGCGGGTTGCGCTGAGTCGTGCTATCGATCATGCGGATATTCGGGAGGTTATCCGAGTGCGCCGCGCGCTCGACGTTTTAGCCGCGCACGAGGCTGCCGCCTCCCGCACCGAGTCTGATATCGTACGGCTTAAAAAACACCTGGTGGATCGTGCGGACGCTATAGCGCGGGGTGATATTGATGGGTTTGCTCGGCACGACGTTGCGTTTCATCTTGAGGTGGTGCGGGCCTCTGGTAATAGGCTTCTCGTCGGCCTCTATGCAAGCTTTGAACGATCACTGCACCTTTCAGTTGCAGATACTTTAGAGGTGTCTCGAAGGGTCGATCCTGATAATCACGGGTTTCATGAAGCCCTGTGTGACGCAATAGCGGAGG
Proteins encoded in this window:
- a CDS encoding FadR/GntR family transcriptional regulator, with protein sequence MKPIQRPTSLVDTVVNQMQREITRGAWEIGSKIPSESELTEMLGVSRSSIREGVRSLVQLGLLETRQGDGTYVIADDATRVALSRAIDHADIREVIRVRRALDVLAAHEAAASRTESDIVRLKKHLVDRADAIARGDIDGFARHDVAFHLEVVRASGNRLLVGLYASFERSLHLSVADTLEVSRRVDPDNHGFHEALCDAIAEGQPDSAGKAALGVLERQEQTLNG